Within the Cyanobacteria bacterium GSL.Bin1 genome, the region GTTTGAGTTATTTGTCGCGGGACGAGAAATGGCAAATAGTTTTTCGGAGTTAACGGATCCTATTGATCAACGGGAACGTTTGGAATTACAAGCTGAGAAAAAAGCAGCTGGGGATTTAGAAGCTCATAATGTAGATGAAGATTTTTTGACCGCTTTAGAGTATGGAATGCCCCCAACAGGAGGCTTAGGGATTGGCATTGACCGCTTAGTCATGTTATTAACGGATGCCCCGAGTATTCGGGATGTGATTGCCTTTCCCTTGCTCAAAGGAATGACGACAACCAGTACGGAGGAAGCAGAGAGCTAAATTTGTGCTGACAAGTACCAAGAACCCCCTGATTAAAAATATTCGTAAACTTCATCAGAGTAAGTATCGCAAAGCACAAGGTCTGCTTTTGCTGGAAGGAACGAATTTGCTGGAAGCCGCTTGTGAGGCTAACTATCTTTTAGAAACAGTCTGCTATACCTCCTACTGGCAAGAAAAACATCCTCAACTATGGGAAAAACTTGAGCAACAAGCACAGCGAATTGAATTAGTATCGCCAGAAGTACTCAGCGCGATCGCGCTGACCAAAACGCCGGATGGCATTATGGCTATTGCCCCCCGTTCGTTACCACCCCCTGTCGATCTTGCCAGCATCCAATTCGGGTTAATGGTGGAACAACTGCAAGATCCGGGCAATCTGGGAACCATTATTCGCACAGCAGCAGCTACCGGTGTGGATTGTCTCTGGGCGAGTGCCGATAGTGTAGAATTTGATCATCCGAAAGTCTTACGAGCATCGGTTGGGGCGTGGTTTCGCGTGCCAATGGCAGTGGAAACCGATATTCAGTCTTTGCTTGAACAATTCCCTGGACAAGTGGTGGCGACGGTTCCGACGGCTGAGAAAACCTATTGGGAAGTGGATTTTCAGCAACCGACGCTGATCTTGCTCGGTAATGAAGGTGCCGGTTTATCGTCAGACTTAACTTCTTTAGCGGACGAATGGGTCAAAATTCCCTTAGAAGGGGGAGTTGAATCTTTAAATGCCGCGATCGCGGCGTCTCTCCTTTTATACGAAGCAAAACGACAAAGATGGGAAAACGGGGAAACGGGGTAAGGGAGAGAGTTACTTTGAATAAGGCGATACTGATCGGTGGAAGTAGGGGAAAGGAGCAAGGGAAGAAGATATTCCCTTAAGAACTGATCTCCTAAAGCAACCCTAATGAACCGCGGCACGGGAAGAAAACCGGTCTTTTAAAGATAAACCAATATAAACAATAATAACAATCGCGATCGCGCCCCAACCGAGGGGTTCGGGTAGCCAAAACACCACTTCAATTTGATTGTTTTCTCCGGGTTGGAGATACCAGATGGTTTCAGTGCCGCTTTGTTTCACTAAAGATTGATTTCCGTTGGCTTCTGGATTGATAATTTTCATTCCCCAAGGGGTTTGGAAGCGAAATTCTAAATCTAAAAGAGAACTTGCCCCCACTAGCAACGAATTTTCTCCTTTGATTGTTCCCAAAGCAGTTAAATCAATATTAAGTTGCACCTGGGTTTGTTGAAACAGAATAAAGTTATTTTGCTCGGTGGTGAGTTGAGAGTCAAGTTGCACTAACTCACTCGGTGCTGGCGTCGCTGTTGAATGAGTCGGATTAAAAAAGCGATTAAACTTGCTTTCTAATTCTTGGGCATTGGCAAAAGGAATAGTCAATTCCACCGCTTGTGGTGAAAGGCGCTGCGTTTTTCCCCCAAGTTGTCGCGATCGCGTTTGCAAACTGCCTAACCAGTCTTCAACATCGGCTTGACTAAAGTTTGTTAGTTGTTGACCTAATTCTATGTGTTGGACAATTTCCCCGCGGTGTAAACCATTAAAGTTAATGCCCACATCGTAGTGAACACAACCGGAGAGAAAAAGGGGAAGCAATAAGAGTAAAAGGCGTTTCCAAGCAGAATTGATGATCATAATCCGGTGATGGACGACAACTATTCATCATAGTGGGTTGTCGAGTTGAACAGAGGCATAAATAACGAGACGAATTCCTTAATTAATCCAGTTTCTAGAAAACGTGTCAAGATACATTACAATGTGTTACGATTTATTAAGTTTGTGACTTAACATTTTATCTTCGCTTTCCCTTCATGACCTTTTTTAACGTAACAGAACCTGTCCTCCGTCGTAAACAAACTGCCCTTGACGTGCAAGATCTGTGTGGATTGCTTAAAATCAACATTGAAATTGGGAATAATCAAGTCTTTTCTGCACTTTACACGAGAATCGATCAAGTTTTACTGTTATGGAGCGCGATCGCGCTGGCAATTTTTTCCTGTGGTCAGTTTCTAGCCATTAGCTGGATCACTCAAGCTTACCTGTCATCGCTTCTGACTTTAGCAGCGATCGCAATCATGATCCTGTTCACTCGCTTCTGGACACAAGTCGAACAATTATCTTGGGTCATGTATTTCTGGAGTGGCTTAATGCTGCTGAGTTTAAGCCTGACGAATTTAGGTATTTTGGGCGGTTGGGGATTGATTCTCCTTAATTTGTGCCCCCTCTGGCTGGGAAGTTGCGGTCTTGGGTATGTCGTGACCGGTTTCGGATTGCGTTCTCGTCTCTTCCTTTTGATTGGCTTAGCGCATCTGGGGGGAATTCTCCTCTTACCGCTGATTGCCAGTTGGCAATTTTTATTTACAGGTTTTCTCATTGCCAGTAGCTTAGCTTTGTTATCCGCAGTGCAGTGGGATATGCGCGAACCGATTGCTTCTCCTGTCTTATCAACCGCTGAGCAAGAATTTAACCGCCAACAGCAATCATTTAGACAACAACACGACCATTAATCCGGAAGAACTTTAGAAAAAGTTTAATTTTTTTGTAGTTTATCTTACAAAACCGGTAACAATTATCTATCCTAGAAATAAGGTTATTTAGTGAGTACTCAGTAGCATTGCCTCTATCAGCAGTTTTGCTGTTTGGGCTGAGAATTTTCTTCCGAAGGAGAACGACGTCAGGAAGAAAAAGGGCATTGAATCAAGAAAGCGCGAATTGAATCATGAAATCATCCAACACAAGTTTTGATTGAGTTACGGGTTTGGGGTTTTTGTCGTTTCCCCCAATTTGCAACTTTGAAGGGAGTGCGAAACCACTCATCAGAACAGTCTGACAAGGTTGACCTACTTGAGACAACATTAAGTTAACAATTAACTCAATCAAGACTTTGCTTCTTTCAAGCCAACCCCCTGCTCAAAGCGAACAAAATCAGCTTGGGCAGGGGGTTGGGATTTTATTTAAGAGTTGACTTGCTCAACAACCTCATCTGTTTTGGCTGCCATAATAAAATCATTCTGATGCAGACCATTAATGGTATGGGTCCACCACTGAACCGTTAATTTCCCCCATTCCACAATTAAAGTGGGATGATGTTGTTCTTGTTCGGCGATGTCTCCAACCTGCTGCGCTAATGCGAGGGCGCGTTTAAAGTTGGCAAGCGTATAGCTGCGTTCTAAGTAAGACGTTCCGTTTTCATTCTTGAGAGACCAATCAGGAATTTGCGGTTTATATTGAGCAATTTCCTCTTCAGTAACGGGTGGAACATTGCCTTGACAGGGAACACATTGCTGTTGAGATAAAGTTGCCATAATTGATTCCTCCCTTCATCGTTTTCGCTCTTGTAGTTTTTTATAAACTGCTTTCACATCGACGT harbors:
- a CDS encoding RNA methyltransferase, with the translated sequence MLTSTKNPLIKNIRKLHQSKYRKAQGLLLLEGTNLLEAACEANYLLETVCYTSYWQEKHPQLWEKLEQQAQRIELVSPEVLSAIALTKTPDGIMAIAPRSLPPPVDLASIQFGLMVEQLQDPGNLGTIIRTAAATGVDCLWASADSVEFDHPKVLRASVGAWFRVPMAVETDIQSLLEQFPGQVVATVPTAEKTYWEVDFQQPTLILLGNEGAGLSSDLTSLADEWVKIPLEGGVESLNAAIAASLLLYEAKRQRWENGETG
- a CDS encoding DUF3153 domain-containing protein produces the protein MINSAWKRLLLLLLPLFLSGCVHYDVGINFNGLHRGEIVQHIELGQQLTNFSQADVEDWLGSLQTRSRQLGGKTQRLSPQAVELTIPFANAQELESKFNRFFNPTHSTATPAPSELVQLDSQLTTEQNNFILFQQTQVQLNIDLTALGTIKGENSLLVGASSLLDLEFRFQTPWGMKIINPEANGNQSLVKQSGTETIWYLQPGENNQIEVVFWLPEPLGWGAIAIVIIVYIGLSLKDRFSSRAAVH
- a CDS encoding 4a-hydroxytetrahydrobiopterin dehydratase, translating into MATLSQQQCVPCQGNVPPVTEEEIAQYKPQIPDWSLKNENGTSYLERSYTLANFKRALALAQQVGDIAEQEQHHPTLIVEWGKLTVQWWTHTINGLHQNDFIMAAKTDEVVEQVNS